In Setaria viridis chromosome 5, Setaria_viridis_v4.0, whole genome shotgun sequence, the genomic stretch GACCTCCGAGTAGTCTTTTAGTAACTCTATTCCACGTGAAAACCGCACCGTTGGACCCAAGGTATTATCtaaatattatgaaaatgtgcTACATGAATCTACCAATATCAATATCATCTTATCCGATTTGCCTATGGACAAATATGCAAATCTGTTTCAAATTGCTTTTCTTATGTGTCATATTGTGTATAACAAAAGTTACGAACATAGAAATgacaaaacaacctataatttgaaattttagaagtattagagcaacttcaacagACCCCTTTCCCTTTCCATTTTTCAGCCATATAGGGGATTGAGAGAGAGAAAACGTACTCCAACATATTCCCTTTCCCATTTCTTAGACCCATTtatcttcctccctccctcctttctaaAGGGATTTGcctctcctccttttcttttctcttctctcCTACCACATGATTTGAAAGCCAGAACATATCTTGGCCATCCGATTCTGTCACCATAACCGATATGCCGAGGCGCCGACTGCCGCCCGTCGGCCTCTCCAGCCGTCAGGTGGAAGGAAAGGAGAAAGGAGAAAGGGATCTGCTGGAGCAACCATCTTAAAAATTGTAAAAATTGTGAAAGGGGATTTTCTAGGGGGAGAGAGGGGAAATGAGAAAATCAATCTGTTGGAGTTGGAATTTGGATAAGAGGAAAACTTTCTCGGGATTCAGTAAATATCCCATCCGACGGCTTTAATCGCTGCCCTGCAAACTCCCGATTGCAGTTCATGCCGAGCAAGACAAATCCCTCTCCCAGTCGACGCACACCAAACCGCTGGCATCGAATCGGATCCGCGGGTGGCTGTAGGCATCCCGGCATTCGTCGCCCACCCACTCCACTCGCGAGCCCAGAGATTTCCTCTCCCCTGCCCACTCCGCTTTGCTGCGGCTGGCGACGTCGGGAACACCGGTCTCCTCCGATTCGATCCCGACCGGTGGTCTCCCCAGCGGCTAGCCATGGCGGAGCCGTTCAGCTCATCCCAAGACGCGTCCAATCCCCGTGAACGCCTCTCTTCCCTGATCTTATATCACTACCGCTTGCTCTGAATTCTGATTGCCAGTAACACTTCGCTGTAGAGATGGGGGCGAAGTAGAACATATCCTGCCTCGTAATTATTGAATTCATGTCGTTTGGTTTCTGAACAGCTGCTCCGGAGCAGAGAGTACTGGTGACGAACAAGCACGGGGAGAATCTCGTGGGCCTGCTGCACCACACGGGTTCGAACAAAGTTGTAGTGCTCTGCCATGGCTTTACGGCTTCCAAGGTACACGAGTACGCCATTCATCATCTGAAAAACAAAAGTTGGCTTTCGTCTCTGAGGACATGGCTTGCCAAGTTAATTAACATGTTTTCAAGTTAATTAACATGTTTCGTTATGCTAGCTGTAGAGAATTAAACTTTTTTTTGTAGGAATGTGCAATTGTTACGGATGTAATGAAATTTAGTGCTCGTTTTCAGGACGATGGAATCATTGTTGATCTTGCAGCTGCAATAACAAAGCAAGGGATTAGTGTGTTTCGCTTTGATTTCAGTGGAAATGGGTAAGTCACTAATGGATTCTCCCTTCCATCAATTGCTTTTAATTTTCTAAGGAAGCCTTGGGTTGGAAATGTTGAACTAAATTAGCTAAGTTTCCTAATTGTATGTATTACCACATTACTGCTTGGGTTTGTGATTATTTTTTATTAGACCTGCGTTATTTTTCAGGGAAATAACCATAGTGCATATTACTAATTCCTGTTTTAATATTCTTTGTTGCATCCAATTGTTTGAATTTGTATTGTACACTGCATTATTTTGCAGAATCTATTCAATTTTGAACTACCATGGTCCATCACCTTACCCTTATTTCATATGATGCCTTTGATCTTATGCTTTTCAGGGAAAGCGAAGGTGAATTCCAGTACGgtaactacaggaaggaggctGATGACCTGCATTCTGTTGTTTCATATCTTTTCCAGGAGAATTTTGATGTAGCAGCTATTGTTGGTCACAGCAAAGGTGGGTTATAATCGTAGTTTGGTTTATTATAATCATGCAATTTATTGTTTGTGTTATTATGCTGCTCAATTGAATTTGTATCATTGTCTAGCCAAGTGCTCAAAAGAATTTGTTCATTCCTTGAACACTTGAACAAGAACTTGCATATGCAATCTAATATAGGGGTCATACGTGGAGAAAATCTCCAGTATATTTGTGTATAATCATGCACCGCATTACTCAGGTTTCAGAAATCGAAAAGTGCAGCTGCAATCAAATGGCAATCAGTTAGGACATATCAAGGCTCTGTTTGTTAAGGACTCTTCTTTAATAGGAGGGGGTCTGTTATCCTTTGAAACAAACAAGAAAGAATAAAAAGGCTCATCCTTGTATCTCCCAAAGCAAGCTGTAGCCACTAGCCACCTGGCCATCCTTCTGGCATTACCTTCAATAGTCTAGCAAATTTTAAAATACCAGTCATTATTTCGTTAAGTTTATTGTTTTTCCTCAGGTGGAGATGTGGTGGTTCTGTATGCCTCTATCTACAATGATGTCCCCATGGTGGTTAACCTTTCTGGTCGATTTAATTTGGAGAAAGGCGTTGAAGAGCGCTTAGGCAAAGAATTTATGGATAGAATAAACAAAGAAGGCTACATTGATGTCACAAACAAATCAGGTAAGGAAACATGTCTGATCTTTTTATATTCAAGGCTGCATGATAAACAAATCATTTATGGGAGCTGTAGCTTATTGTTTCTCTTCCATGTGCTTCTTGCAATGTAGGAAAGTTTTTGTACAGAGTAACCAAAGAGAGCTTGATGGAACGTCTGAACACTGATATGCATGCAGCAAGCCTTTCCATCAGCAAAGAATGCAGGTAAATAAATTAATTTAGGCTTAATCTTCCCTTTTTCTTACCTGGCTAGAATAAAAAATAGTACATGTATAACATTTTTGGCTATGTTCATTGATGTTCGAGCATAAAATCTTCTTCACAGAAATAATTCTTGACTCTTTGTCCAGGTTCTTTACAATTCATGGTTCAGCTGATGAGATCATACCGGTAGAAGATGCATATGAGTTTGCGAAGCTTATACCGAACCACAAGCTGCGTGTCATTGAGGGAGCAAATCACTGCTACACTGCTCATCGTAAAGAACTTTCTGATGCCATAGTAGAATGCATCACATCCAACGAGGTATAGATTAAGCGCAACTGATCAGCGTTTGTTTATTGCAGTTGGTGCTTTGCAATATGTTTCACCAATGATTTCATGCCTGTGATGACTGATTTCCTATGCAGGCAGGGGATATCCCACGCTAGAGCCGCACGTTCCCCACCACAGCTACTGGCTCCCTCCAAAAATATATTGGCGGATGAATTAGTCCTCGTTTTGTCATTGCGAAGTTTCATTGCACAATTACCTAGACTGAGAACTAGGTAACTCTACCAGATGAGTGTTatagggatgaaactcctccCTCGTCTGATGAAACTCTCTATTAATTATCTTGCCAAGttagcaattttgctgatgtggcattaAATTTAATGTCATGAAACTCTCATAAAACTCCCCATTAAGATTGGCCTTAGCAGTCCTTATACAGATCATGTTTCTTGGATTATTTACACGCGGTATTCgagctctttttttttaatgccTCTCCACGCTGCTACTCACTCACCTTACCGGTTTTGCTTTTTATTCGTTATCTTGGATTGTGTTGGGACATTGGTGTCATGGCGTTTGGCCATTGCTTGCTTACAATCAATGGATTCCGTTGGCGCACTGATCTGGACGCATCCAGGCACAAAAATCAGTGTGCCACCTAAGGTCTTTTTAGTCCCCTTGCAAGGGGTTTGTTCGGCTCAAAGAACACACGTCCTCGTCGGCTGGGCCGCTGGGCTGCTGGGCCGAAGCCCATCAGTGTGCATTCATTGCCAAGCGGTCATCGTGCAAACGATGCATCACTGCATTACTGCAGAGATCATATTGCCAAGTACAGATTGGGGGTAGTTGCAAACCAAGGATTAAACGAGCTTTTCGTGCACGTGTTAGGATCATGACTTCAAAACTCTTCTCCGTACATATTCTGACGGGAGTTTTACGATTTGAATCGGCGACGAAAAGACTTTTATTCTCTGCTACAAAAGGTTGTAGTGAGAATCAGGTAGCAGGAAACACCAAAGTTCTTGACAGTCCAACCATCATTGCATTTGGAGTTCTTTAGTGCCATGCTGTTACCACAAGTTCTTGGCGATAGCTTGGTGAACGTCCAACAAATAACACCAAAAACCCCCAGTGATTTAATTGCAGTGATTCTGAACAATTAACTCATATGTTGCAGTGTCCTGATGTGCTATTTGTGTTGAACCACCACCACGCGGTAGACAATAAATAATAtttggcaaaacaaaaaaaaaactgcgaCCAAGTCCACGCTTAGTAGCAATGTACTtatcctgattcctgaacaTATCGGGAGGAGTAGAGCCTGCTCAAACTAACAGGAAGTCATCAATCAAGTATACAAATGCAACATAGAAGTCCTACCATGAGTTTGATATTTACATCATTACATGTATTCGTTAAGCACATACTAGCAACATAAAAGTCTTATAAGAGCTGTTTGACATCAGTCGAGAAGATAATCCACACCTATTACCTTGCAGAGGTTTGTTGCTTACTGGATGCCCCCATAATGGAAGAGAAGAATATGTCCCGCTCACTTACAATAATGGGCACAGATGTGCAGCCAAGGATTAAACAGTCTGTAATGGCCATGTATCTATTGGTGTCTGTCCCCTATCTTCATTGCAAAAAGGAAACTTCTGTCATATGGAATACCTGGACCtacaaaaaaaatacaaatggCAAAGTTTAAATACCTTAGAACCCATTTGACGTGATGAAATCCAGTACTGCATCAGCGACTTCTTTGCGATGTGCGGTGTAGCTATGATTTGCTCCCTCTATGATGTGGAGTTTATGGTTGGGTATAAGCTTCGCAAACTCATAGGCATCTTCTACAGGTATGGTCTTGTCAGCTGAACCATGGACGGTTAGGAACCTGAGTACAGATAGTAACATGTCTGAAAAGCTGAAAAAGATGTGAGCTATTCTAGCACAATTGGACCTTAATGAGAACAAGAAACCTTGGACTTTTATTGTGCGCAGATGAAACTCTAATGCTCAAGAAATTCATCTTTTTCAGTTTGGAGTATAAACACGAGATATAATGTCTGAAATAGTTTTTGTACCTGCATTCGTTGCTAATGGAAACACTTGCAGCACACATATCAGTGTTAATCCGTTCCATCAGACTCTCTTTGGTTACCCTGTAG encodes the following:
- the LOC117858739 gene encoding uncharacterized protein; this translates as MAEPFSSSQDASNPPAPEQRVLVTNKHGENLVGLLHHTGSNKVVVLCHGFTASKDDGIIVDLAAAITKQGISVFRFDFSGNGESEGEFQYGNYRKEADDLHSVVSYLFQENFDVAAIVGHSKGGDVVVLYASIYNDVPMVVNLSGRFNLEKGVEERLGKEFMDRINKEGYIDVTNKSGKFLYRVTKESLMERLNTDMHAASLSISKECRFFTIHGSADEIIPVEDAYEFAKLIPNHKLRVIEGANHCYTAHRKELSDAIVECITSNEAGDIPR